In Achromobacter xylosoxidans A8, a single window of DNA contains:
- a CDS encoding molybdopterin-dependent oxidoreductase, whose amino-acid sequence MTEQIRRFPSLSHWGAFTAVTQGGRLIDCEPFAHDSAPSGILQSMPAMVHSPLRVNRPAIRKGWLRDRHLCDGSERGRDDYVEVSWDEALAAVHSELQRVRTEHGSEAIFGGSYGWSSAGRLHHARTQTHRFLNAGGGFTNQAGNYSWGTAQFLLPHVIGTYTPVTGRVTDWNSVTSHTRLLIAFGGMPLRNTQITSGGAGDHPVPGQLERAVAAGMELVVISPTRGDVPAGVRARWIPIRPNTDAALMLAMMQALIADGIQDEEFLQLHCVGFPALRDYLEGKTDGTPKTPEWAQAICDVPAETIRALARQARNVRTMLTCAWSLQRAHRGEQPYWASIALAAALGHIGLPGGGFAFGHASMNGAGNPRMEIAGPAMESGRNPTGSVIPVARVTDMLLHPGQRYEFNGREGTYPDIKMVYWAGGNPFHHQQDLNRFSRAWSRPQTIVAHEIWWTPMARRSDIVLPATTTLERNDIGGSTRDRHVFAMHQALAPIGSSRNDFDIYRELAALGGYEHGFTEGRGEMEWVRHIYEAMAKEWRGSGHMAPEFDAFWSRGFVDIPEPERPFVLFEEFRRDPQGNPLRTPSGRIELYSEKIAGFGYADCPPHPCWLTPDEWLGSPKAARWPLHLLTPQPAGKLHSQMDGGKTSVDLKINDREALRISPSDAQARRIGQHDLVKVYNDRGACLATAVIDADLKPGVVALPTGAWFDAADENLEIHGNPNVLTIDVGTSRLTQGSSAQSALVEVMRWEEAAPLVRALEIPAIVKSDRAA is encoded by the coding sequence ATGACTGAACAGATTCGCCGCTTCCCCTCGCTCTCACACTGGGGCGCCTTCACCGCGGTCACACAAGGCGGCCGGCTGATCGATTGCGAGCCGTTCGCCCATGACAGCGCGCCCTCGGGCATCCTGCAATCGATGCCTGCCATGGTCCACTCGCCGCTACGGGTGAATCGGCCAGCCATACGGAAGGGATGGCTGCGCGATCGGCACTTGTGCGACGGGAGCGAGCGCGGACGTGACGACTACGTCGAGGTCAGTTGGGACGAAGCCCTTGCAGCGGTCCATTCGGAACTCCAGCGCGTGAGGACGGAGCATGGCAGCGAGGCCATCTTTGGTGGCTCATATGGCTGGTCATCGGCGGGCCGCTTGCACCATGCGCGCACCCAGACGCACCGGTTCCTGAATGCCGGCGGCGGCTTTACGAATCAGGCGGGGAACTACAGCTGGGGCACTGCGCAGTTCCTGCTGCCCCATGTGATCGGCACCTATACGCCGGTGACCGGCCGTGTGACAGACTGGAACAGTGTCACGAGCCATACGCGGCTATTGATCGCATTCGGCGGCATGCCGCTGCGCAACACTCAGATCACGTCAGGCGGCGCCGGCGACCATCCCGTGCCCGGGCAGCTCGAACGGGCGGTGGCGGCGGGCATGGAGCTTGTGGTCATCAGCCCAACCAGGGGGGATGTTCCTGCCGGCGTGCGCGCGCGCTGGATTCCCATTCGTCCCAACACGGACGCCGCCCTGATGCTGGCAATGATGCAGGCGCTGATCGCCGATGGCATCCAGGACGAGGAGTTCCTCCAGCTCCATTGCGTTGGATTTCCGGCCTTGCGCGACTATCTCGAAGGCAAGACAGACGGAACCCCCAAGACGCCCGAATGGGCCCAGGCGATCTGTGATGTCCCGGCCGAGACGATCCGCGCGCTCGCGCGCCAGGCACGCAACGTTCGCACCATGCTGACTTGCGCATGGTCATTGCAACGCGCTCATCGCGGCGAACAGCCGTACTGGGCAAGCATTGCGCTTGCCGCTGCGTTGGGGCATATCGGGCTGCCCGGCGGGGGCTTTGCATTTGGACATGCCTCCATGAATGGCGCCGGAAACCCGCGCATGGAGATTGCGGGGCCCGCCATGGAATCGGGGCGCAATCCGACCGGCTCGGTGATTCCTGTTGCCCGGGTCACCGACATGCTGCTGCATCCTGGCCAGCGCTACGAATTCAATGGGCGCGAAGGCACTTATCCGGACATCAAGATGGTGTACTGGGCCGGCGGCAATCCCTTCCATCATCAGCAGGACCTGAATCGATTCAGCCGGGCATGGAGCCGGCCGCAAACGATAGTTGCTCACGAGATTTGGTGGACGCCCATGGCGCGCCGCTCGGACATCGTGCTGCCGGCGACCACCACGCTGGAAAGAAATGACATCGGCGGATCGACTCGGGATCGCCACGTATTCGCCATGCACCAGGCTCTGGCGCCGATCGGCTCCAGCCGCAATGACTTCGACATATACCGGGAACTGGCCGCGCTGGGCGGCTATGAACATGGTTTTACCGAAGGCCGTGGCGAGATGGAGTGGGTGCGGCATATCTACGAAGCCATGGCCAAGGAATGGCGCGGCAGTGGCCATATGGCCCCCGAGTTCGACGCTTTCTGGAGCCGGGGATTCGTGGACATACCCGAGCCTGAAAGACCATTTGTGCTGTTCGAAGAGTTCCGTCGCGATCCCCAGGGAAACCCGCTGCGTACGCCGTCTGGTCGCATCGAGCTGTATTCCGAGAAAATCGCCGGATTCGGTTATGCCGACTGTCCGCCCCACCCTTGCTGGCTGACGCCGGACGAGTGGCTTGGATCACCCAAGGCAGCCCGGTGGCCGCTGCACCTGCTCACCCCGCAGCCCGCTGGCAAGCTCCATTCCCAAATGGATGGCGGCAAGACATCGGTGGATCTCAAGATCAATGACCGGGAAGCGCTGCGCATCTCGCCGTCGGATGCGCAAGCGCGGCGCATCGGCCAACATGATCTCGTCAAGGTCTACAACGACCGCGGCGCGTGCCTTGCAACCGCGGTTATCGACGCCGACCTCAAGCCTGGGGTGGTGGCCCTGCCTACGGGAGCTTGGTTTGACGCTGCCGACGAGAATCTGGAGATACACGGCAACCCCAACGTGCTGACGATCGACGTGGGCACTTCCCGCTTGACTCAGGGAAGCAGCGCCCAGTCCGCGCTGGTGGAGGTGATGCGTTGGGAAGAAGCTGCGCCCTTGGTCCGGGCTCTGGAAATACCGGCAATCGTCAAATCGGATCGCGCCGCATAG
- a CDS encoding Bug family tripartite tricarboxylate transporter substrate binding protein, with the protein MRNTPFSSRRFCMKGIAAVVGGLAVLGSVQAQSKSDASYPSRPITIVVPHPPGGSVDGLARIFAVKLGEELKQSVIIDNRAGASGMVGAGVVARSAADGYTLYLNASIHNINPLLYGKKMTFDAVKDFTPISGLAQGALIFSVNNDVPAKTVQEFVGVVKAAPNKYNFATTGFGSAGHLAIAQFAYEGGLSDLKIPIVLYKGGGPALTDLIGGQVHALADPMLSSLPMVKSGKIRALAVTGDKRSPLLPEVPTMREAGLKNFEFYSWYGLWAPAKLPEPILKKLEVATQKVMTSASMKEQLDNLGFESSYRNSADFTQYIQAETDKYSAIIKQANITAD; encoded by the coding sequence ATGCGTAATACCCCATTTAGTTCTCGCCGCTTTTGCATGAAAGGTATTGCGGCCGTTGTCGGTGGCTTGGCCGTGCTAGGTTCAGTACAGGCGCAATCGAAGTCGGACGCCTCCTATCCCAGCCGCCCGATTACCATCGTGGTGCCTCATCCTCCTGGCGGTTCCGTCGACGGCCTCGCTCGCATATTTGCCGTGAAGCTCGGCGAGGAGCTGAAGCAATCGGTCATCATCGACAACAGGGCGGGGGCGTCCGGGATGGTGGGTGCAGGCGTGGTCGCGCGTTCAGCGGCAGATGGCTATACCTTGTACCTGAATGCCTCGATCCACAACATCAACCCGTTGCTTTATGGGAAGAAGATGACCTTCGATGCAGTGAAGGACTTCACTCCCATCAGCGGTCTCGCCCAGGGCGCATTGATATTCAGCGTGAACAACGATGTCCCTGCGAAGACCGTGCAGGAATTCGTCGGCGTGGTGAAGGCTGCTCCCAACAAATACAATTTTGCAACCACGGGCTTTGGCTCGGCGGGGCACCTCGCCATTGCGCAGTTCGCATATGAAGGCGGGCTTTCCGATCTGAAGATTCCGATCGTCCTCTATAAAGGCGGCGGCCCTGCCTTGACCGATTTGATCGGCGGGCAGGTTCACGCGCTGGCCGATCCGATGCTCTCCTCGCTGCCCATGGTCAAGTCGGGCAAGATACGCGCGTTGGCGGTAACCGGCGACAAGCGCAGCCCCTTGCTTCCGGAAGTTCCAACGATGCGCGAAGCCGGGCTGAAGAATTTCGAGTTTTATTCCTGGTACGGCTTGTGGGCGCCAGCCAAGTTGCCGGAGCCGATACTCAAGAAGCTGGAAGTTGCCACGCAGAAAGTCATGACGTCCGCCAGCATGAAGGAGCAACTCGATAACCTCGGCTTTGAAAGCTCCTACAGGAACAGCGCGGACTTCACGCAGTACATCCAGGCCGAAACGGACAAATACAGCGCCATCATCAAGCAGGCCAATATCACCGCGGACTGA
- a CDS encoding SDR family NAD(P)-dependent oxidoreductase — MDLGIRGRHALVFGGSKGMGRACAQQLASEGVNVTIAARTESTLAQAADEITAATGTRVRYAVANITTDEGRMAALSVCPAPDILVNNADGAPPGDFRQWTQSDWHAALDAMALGPIDMIRRVVDGMMERRFGRIVNIVSRSVKTPQLELGLSNGARSCLVGFVAGLARQTVRHNVTINNLLPGVFATDAQRHHIEGMLEPGGKSFEQLWTERGSNNPAGRYGEPEELGALCAYICAAQSGYICGQNILIDGAAYPGTY, encoded by the coding sequence ATGGATTTGGGAATTCGAGGCCGCCATGCGCTGGTTTTCGGCGGCAGCAAGGGAATGGGCCGCGCCTGCGCCCAACAGTTGGCGAGCGAAGGCGTCAACGTGACCATCGCGGCGCGCACGGAAAGCACGCTGGCCCAGGCAGCTGATGAAATCACGGCGGCCACGGGAACCCGGGTCCGCTATGCGGTTGCCAATATCACCACGGATGAAGGGCGGATGGCAGCGCTTTCGGTGTGCCCCGCGCCCGATATCCTGGTCAACAATGCGGACGGGGCGCCGCCCGGTGACTTTCGCCAGTGGACCCAGTCTGATTGGCATGCAGCCCTTGATGCCATGGCTCTCGGGCCGATCGACATGATCCGGCGGGTCGTTGACGGCATGATGGAACGCCGCTTCGGCCGCATTGTGAATATCGTTTCGCGCAGCGTCAAAACGCCGCAGCTTGAACTCGGGCTTTCCAACGGTGCGCGCTCCTGCCTGGTGGGTTTTGTTGCGGGCCTGGCCCGCCAGACGGTGCGGCACAACGTCACCATCAACAATCTGCTTCCGGGCGTCTTCGCCACTGATGCGCAGCGGCATCACATAGAAGGAATGCTGGAGCCAGGCGGCAAGAGTTTTGAACAGTTGTGGACGGAGCGCGGATCCAACAATCCTGCTGGACGCTACGGTGAGCCCGAGGAATTGGGCGCGCTTTGCGCATACATCTGTGCGGCCCAATCCGGCTATATATGCGGACAGAATATCTTAATAGACGGCGCCGCCTATCCAGGCACCTACTGA
- a CDS encoding 4-hydroxy-tetrahydrodipicolinate synthase family protein, which yields MSKMKITGSFVALITPFNKDGSPDYEAFRELLKFQEDNGTSAVLIMGSTGEVSMLSQKERQDIIVETAKMKTGKMKLFYGCTGNNTEATMDYLRFAKANGADGAILAAPAYICASESDIESYFLEIADATDLPLGIYNNPPRVKSDLHWDQLLRIFKHPNYVVHKESTTRVGQVAQVLYGAPDVSVMCCDSPNLGLVVPTMSLGGHGTANMTGNIAPAELTEISQPWTSPEVSFSFRESYLRNLQLLHYSYSAINPVAIKSLMKAVGLPAGELRKPLRALEGEPLLKGLRAVKALGLDKKYGWNSLQLKAA from the coding sequence ATGAGCAAGATGAAGATCACCGGGTCCTTCGTGGCCCTGATTACCCCGTTCAACAAGGACGGCAGCCCCGATTACGAAGCTTTCCGCGAGCTGCTGAAATTCCAGGAAGACAACGGCACCAGCGCCGTACTCATCATGGGATCCACGGGCGAGGTTTCCATGCTGTCGCAAAAAGAGCGTCAGGACATCATCGTGGAAACCGCGAAGATGAAGACCGGCAAGATGAAGCTTTTCTATGGCTGCACCGGCAACAACACCGAGGCGACCATGGATTACCTGCGCTTTGCGAAGGCCAACGGCGCCGATGGCGCCATCCTGGCCGCGCCCGCCTACATCTGCGCCTCCGAATCGGACATCGAAAGCTATTTCCTCGAAATCGCCGACGCCACCGACCTGCCGCTGGGCATCTACAACAATCCGCCGCGCGTCAAGAGCGACCTGCACTGGGACCAGCTGCTGCGCATCTTCAAGCACCCGAACTACGTGGTCCACAAGGAATCCACCACGCGCGTGGGCCAGGTGGCGCAGGTGCTGTATGGCGCGCCCGACGTGTCCGTGATGTGCTGCGATTCGCCCAACCTGGGCCTGGTCGTGCCGACCATGAGCCTGGGCGGCCATGGCACGGCCAACATGACCGGCAATATTGCGCCGGCAGAGTTGACCGAGATTTCCCAGCCCTGGACGTCGCCCGAGGTCAGCTTCAGCTTCCGCGAGTCCTATTTGCGCAATCTGCAATTGCTGCACTACTCGTACTCGGCCATCAATCCCGTGGCCATCAAATCGCTGATGAAGGCCGTGGGCCTGCCGGCAGGCGAACTGCGCAAGCCGCTGCGCGCGCTGGAAGGGGAGCCCTTGCTCAAGGGCCTGCGCGCGGTCAAGGCGCTGGGCCTCGACAAGAAGTACGGCTGGAATTCGCTGCAGCTGAAGGCCGCGTGA
- the metC gene encoding cystathionine beta-lyase gives MRESTQLVSAGRHPERFGGLVNTPICRASTILAGSMAEWEGMKRARAAQEPGATTYGRYGTATTHAFEEAMAALEGGHRSLVFPSGLAAIATALTALLKAGDHILVSYSAYSPTRSFLDRVLSRFGVDVQVYDPACGKSIESLMRPNTRVVFVESPGSETLEIQDIPAIAAVAHAHGAFVVMDNTWATPLFFKAFEHGVDVSIHAATKYIVGHSDAMLGVVTCNQATWPKVKETTQEMGQTASPDDIFLALRGLRTLGVRLQKHMASGIRVAQWLEQQAEVEAVVHPALPSHPGHAIWKRDFKGASGLFTVVLRASDDESVTAFVDTLHHFGIGVSWGGYESLAIPFSPGKHHGDRWPHKGKAVRMHVGLEDPEDLIADLKQGLAAMVSCQEAQQQDNRNEVARSA, from the coding sequence ATGAGGGAAAGCACTCAACTCGTCAGCGCAGGCCGGCATCCGGAACGTTTTGGTGGCCTGGTGAATACCCCCATCTGCAGGGCATCGACGATACTCGCGGGGAGCATGGCGGAATGGGAAGGCATGAAGCGCGCTCGCGCCGCGCAAGAGCCGGGCGCCACCACCTATGGCCGCTATGGAACCGCCACTACCCACGCGTTCGAGGAGGCCATGGCCGCCCTGGAAGGCGGCCACCGCTCCTTGGTCTTTCCCTCGGGCCTGGCGGCCATTGCCACGGCGCTCACCGCATTGCTCAAGGCCGGTGACCATATCCTGGTGTCGTATAGCGCCTATTCCCCGACCCGCTCTTTCCTCGATCGCGTGCTTAGCCGTTTCGGGGTCGACGTACAGGTCTACGACCCTGCTTGCGGCAAGAGCATTGAATCGCTCATGCGGCCCAATACGCGTGTCGTATTTGTCGAATCACCGGGTTCCGAAACACTCGAAATCCAGGACATTCCTGCCATCGCGGCAGTCGCGCATGCGCACGGCGCCTTCGTCGTCATGGACAATACCTGGGCCACGCCCTTGTTCTTCAAGGCCTTCGAGCATGGCGTCGATGTGTCCATCCACGCCGCGACCAAGTACATCGTGGGCCATTCGGATGCCATGCTAGGCGTGGTGACCTGCAACCAGGCCACCTGGCCCAAGGTCAAGGAGACGACGCAGGAAATGGGCCAGACGGCCAGTCCCGACGATATCTTTCTGGCGCTGCGCGGGCTGCGCACCTTGGGCGTGCGGCTGCAAAAGCATATGGCGTCGGGAATCCGCGTGGCCCAATGGCTGGAGCAGCAGGCCGAGGTCGAGGCCGTGGTGCATCCAGCGCTGCCGTCGCATCCGGGTCACGCCATCTGGAAGCGTGATTTCAAAGGGGCGAGCGGCCTATTCACAGTGGTCCTGCGCGCAAGCGATGACGAATCAGTGACCGCCTTTGTCGATACGCTGCATCATTTCGGAATCGGCGTGTCCTGGGGTGGATATGAGAGCCTGGCCATACCGTTCAGTCCGGGTAAGCACCACGGCGATCGCTGGCCTCACAAGGGCAAGGCTGTACGCATGCATGTGGGGCTGGAAGACCCGGAAGACCTGATCGCCGACCTGAAACAGGGTTTGGCTGCGATGGTTTCCTGCCAGGAGGCGCAGCAGCAAGATAATCGGAACGAAGTCGCCCGCTCGGCTTGA
- a CDS encoding LysR family transcriptional regulator produces MQEVDLTLTQTFFLVAQEGTYSAAARRLNITYQSVANHIRRLEQRVGEKLVIAGRGAKSIKLTPRGTSLYRLLAPEFDVMLTRLGSLIDKERPVIRIGMPHAIFYYLLPPVLTKFRRMYPNVEIVGYEKDVSLPELIRNGSLDVCLSERYFGDTVIPQRVICHYQPALAFPSNWPAPADEKAVPEWALGRPLVTYEPGQMLRNIALDYLSVGNEQPKVAVSTSTSMSVKRCVDEGLGFALLPTWCIDESDRRLNCIALPNAPRIPIYFGEAMFLKSNPFVRTLHKLCLEIFPTTIEERAGRWSSLNASRPKRTRSAVRS; encoded by the coding sequence ATGCAAGAGGTGGACCTTACTCTCACGCAGACTTTTTTCCTCGTCGCACAGGAGGGGACCTATTCCGCCGCGGCGCGCCGGCTGAACATCACCTACCAGTCGGTGGCCAATCACATCCGGCGCCTCGAGCAGCGCGTCGGCGAGAAGCTGGTGATCGCTGGGCGCGGCGCCAAGTCGATCAAGCTCACGCCGCGCGGCACCAGCCTTTACCGGCTGCTGGCGCCGGAATTCGATGTCATGCTGACGCGCCTGGGCAGCCTGATCGATAAGGAGCGGCCAGTCATCCGTATCGGGATGCCGCACGCGATCTTCTACTACCTGCTGCCGCCGGTGCTGACGAAGTTTCGGCGGATGTATCCCAACGTCGAGATTGTTGGCTACGAAAAGGACGTCTCGCTGCCGGAACTGATACGCAACGGCTCGCTGGATGTCTGTTTGAGCGAGCGCTATTTTGGCGATACCGTGATTCCGCAACGCGTTATCTGCCACTATCAACCGGCGCTGGCGTTCCCGTCGAACTGGCCCGCGCCAGCCGATGAAAAGGCGGTTCCGGAATGGGCGCTTGGGCGGCCGCTGGTGACATATGAACCCGGCCAGATGCTCCGCAATATTGCACTGGACTATTTGTCGGTCGGCAACGAGCAGCCCAAGGTCGCGGTGTCTACCTCGACCAGCATGAGCGTCAAGCGTTGCGTCGATGAAGGGCTGGGCTTCGCATTGCTGCCCACCTGGTGCATCGACGAGTCGGATCGGCGCCTGAACTGCATCGCGCTTCCCAACGCGCCGAGGATTCCCATCTATTTCGGCGAAGCCATGTTCCTGAAATCGAATCCGTTTGTCCGTACGCTGCACAAGCTTTGCCTGGAGATTTTTCCCACCACCATCGAAGAGCGCGCGGGCCGGTGGAGCTCCCTCAACGCAAGCAGGCCGAAACGCACGCGCTCCGCTGTCCGAAGCTGA
- a CDS encoding Lrp/AsnC family transcriptional regulator, which yields MDKKDRCILALLQTDARLSNNEIAEQVHLSPTACWKRIQHLQASGLIRRQVCLLDNNKAGLGVTVFVSIKTNRHDLNWLEKFSLGVKDMPEVMEFYRMTGDTDYLLKVVVPDIAGFDFVYKKLIQVAELFDVSSSFAMEELKYTTALPLDHL from the coding sequence ATGGACAAGAAAGATCGGTGCATCCTCGCGTTGCTTCAGACAGATGCGCGCCTCTCGAACAATGAAATCGCGGAACAGGTCCACCTGTCACCGACCGCGTGCTGGAAGCGGATTCAGCACTTGCAGGCGTCCGGCCTGATTCGCCGCCAGGTTTGCCTGCTGGACAACAACAAGGCGGGGCTGGGCGTGACGGTGTTCGTCTCGATAAAGACGAATCGCCATGACCTCAATTGGCTTGAAAAATTCTCGCTCGGCGTCAAGGATATGCCCGAGGTCATGGAGTTCTATCGGATGACCGGCGACACCGACTACCTTCTCAAGGTGGTGGTGCCCGATATCGCGGGGTTCGACTTCGTCTACAAGAAGCTCATCCAGGTCGCTGAACTGTTTGACGTCAGTTCGAGTTTTGCCATGGAGGAACTCAAGTACACCACGGCGTTGCCGCTAGACCATCTTTGA
- the trmB gene encoding tRNA (guanosine(46)-N7)-methyltransferase TrmB, with amino-acid sequence MNTNTPENNPATAPAPAAASTPATPGGEAAQAAVSPETQAALASTAHAPNSPGATHIRSFVHRRGHITQGQLAALERLMGQWSIPYAPRRLDPAAAFGRQAPTVLEIGFGMGETTEKIALARPDDNFLGVEVFNAGVGSLLRRIEDSSIPNLRIIQHDAVEVVRDMIAPDSLAGVHIYFPDPWPKKRHHKRRLIQPAFISLLASRIAPGGYIHCATDWEDYAVQMLEVLGNEPQLANTADGYAPRPDYRPLTKFENRGLRLGHGVWDLIFKRVA; translated from the coding sequence ATGAATACGAACACCCCCGAAAACAACCCTGCGACCGCCCCGGCCCCGGCTGCCGCAAGCACCCCCGCGACGCCTGGCGGCGAGGCCGCGCAGGCCGCCGTTTCCCCGGAAACCCAGGCGGCGCTGGCCAGTACCGCGCACGCCCCCAACAGCCCCGGCGCGACCCATATCCGCAGCTTCGTGCATCGCCGCGGCCACATCACCCAGGGCCAGTTGGCCGCGCTCGAGCGCCTGATGGGCCAATGGTCCATCCCCTATGCGCCGCGCCGCCTGGATCCCGCCGCCGCTTTCGGCCGGCAGGCGCCGACGGTGCTGGAGATCGGCTTCGGCATGGGCGAAACCACCGAGAAAATCGCGCTGGCGCGTCCGGACGACAACTTCCTGGGCGTGGAGGTTTTCAACGCCGGCGTCGGCTCGCTGCTGCGCCGCATTGAAGACTCCAGCATCCCGAACCTGCGCATCATCCAGCACGACGCAGTGGAAGTGGTGCGCGACATGATCGCCCCCGATTCGCTGGCCGGCGTGCACATCTATTTTCCGGATCCGTGGCCCAAGAAGCGCCATCACAAGCGCCGCCTGATCCAGCCCGCGTTCATTTCGCTGCTTGCCAGCCGCATCGCGCCGGGCGGCTACATCCATTGCGCCACCGACTGGGAAGACTACGCGGTGCAGATGCTGGAAGTGCTGGGCAACGAGCCGCAGCTTGCCAATACCGCGGACGGCTACGCGCCGCGCCCTGATTACCGCCCTCTCACCAAATTCGAGAACCGCGGCCTGCGCCTGGGCCACGGCGTCTGGGACCTTATCTTCAAGCGAGTCGCCTGA
- the pip gene encoding prolyl aminopeptidase encodes MLYPPIEPYRQGTLDTGDGHQIYWELCGNPQGKPAVFLHGGPGSGCSPVHRQLFDPQRYNVLLFDQRGCGRSQPHASLENNTTWDLVSDIERLRSEVMGAEKWLVFGGSWGSTLALAYAETHVSHVSELVLRGIFSLRRSEIHWFYQEGASWLFPDRWEEYLAPIPEDERGDLVAAYHKRLTGDDPAEQLRAAKAWSKWEDSTITLLPSPRHQQSHAADRAALAFARIENHYFVNRGFMEEGQLLRDAHKLRGIPGTIVQGRYDVCTPARTAWDLHRAWPEAEFHLVPDAGHAFDEPGTLARLIAATDGYAR; translated from the coding sequence ATGCTATACCCGCCCATCGAACCCTACCGCCAAGGCACCCTGGACACTGGCGACGGCCACCAGATCTATTGGGAACTCTGCGGCAATCCTCAGGGCAAGCCCGCCGTGTTCCTGCATGGCGGACCCGGCAGCGGCTGCTCGCCCGTGCATCGCCAGCTGTTCGATCCGCAGCGCTATAACGTGCTGCTGTTCGATCAACGCGGCTGCGGCCGTTCGCAGCCCCACGCCAGCCTGGAGAACAACACGACCTGGGATCTGGTGTCCGACATCGAGCGCCTGCGCTCCGAGGTCATGGGCGCGGAAAAATGGCTGGTGTTCGGCGGGTCCTGGGGGTCGACGCTGGCGCTGGCCTATGCGGAAACGCACGTGTCCCACGTCAGCGAGCTGGTGCTGCGCGGCATCTTCAGCCTGCGCCGCTCGGAGATCCACTGGTTCTATCAGGAAGGCGCGTCGTGGCTGTTCCCCGACCGCTGGGAAGAGTACCTGGCGCCGATTCCGGAAGATGAACGCGGCGATCTGGTGGCGGCGTATCACAAGCGCCTGACGGGCGACGATCCGGCCGAGCAATTGCGCGCGGCCAAGGCCTGGAGCAAATGGGAAGACAGCACCATCACGCTGCTGCCCAGCCCGCGCCATCAGCAAAGCCATGCCGCCGACCGCGCCGCGCTGGCTTTCGCCCGCATCGAGAACCACTACTTCGTGAATCGCGGCTTCATGGAAGAAGGCCAATTGCTTCGCGACGCGCATAAGCTGCGCGGTATACCCGGCACCATCGTGCAGGGCCGCTACGACGTCTGCACGCCGGCGCGCACCGCCTGGGATCTGCACCGCGCCTGGCCCGAGGCCGAATTCCACCTGGTCCCGGACGCGGGCCATGCGTTTGACGAACCCGGCACGTTGGCGCGGCTGATCGCGGCCACCGACGGCTATGCGCGATAA
- the thiS gene encoding sulfur carrier protein ThiS, whose amino-acid sequence MHITLNGDAREFPLDTTVNELLEALGYAGKRVAVERNGEIVPKSQHEQTALTDGDQIEIVVAVGGG is encoded by the coding sequence ATGCACATCACCCTGAACGGAGACGCACGGGAGTTCCCGCTGGACACGACCGTGAACGAACTGCTGGAGGCCCTGGGCTATGCCGGCAAGCGCGTGGCGGTGGAACGCAACGGCGAAATCGTGCCCAAGAGCCAACATGAGCAGACCGCGTTGACGGACGGCGACCAGATCGAGATCGTCGTGGCCGTGGGCGGCGGCTGA
- the lysM gene encoding peptidoglycan-binding protein LysM, with product MGLLNFIKDVGEKLFGASEAKAATADELKKELDKHGLNADGLQISVDGDKVTVAGEALSTEAAEKITLALGNTVGVAQVDNQLKVKQAAPEAKMYTVQKGDNLWKIAEAQYGKGQGAKNNLIFEANKPMLTSPDKIYPGQVLRIPPLS from the coding sequence ATGGGTCTGCTCAATTTCATCAAGGACGTTGGAGAAAAGCTCTTCGGCGCCAGCGAGGCCAAGGCCGCGACGGCGGACGAATTGAAGAAAGAGCTGGATAAGCACGGCCTGAATGCCGACGGCTTGCAGATCTCGGTCGATGGCGACAAGGTCACGGTGGCGGGCGAGGCCCTCAGCACGGAAGCGGCAGAGAAGATCACTCTGGCGCTGGGCAACACCGTGGGCGTGGCCCAGGTGGACAACCAACTGAAGGTGAAACAGGCCGCGCCGGAAGCCAAGATGTACACGGTGCAGAAGGGCGACAACCTGTGGAAGATTGCCGAAGCGCAGTATGGCAAGGGCCAGGGCGCCAAGAACAACCTGATCTTCGAAGCCAACAAGCCCATGCTGACCAGCCCCGACAAGATCTACCCGGGCCAGGTGCTGCGCATCCCGCCCCTGTCCTGA